The genomic stretch ACTTTCATACACTGCTTATATCCATAGGATTTCTCAAGATTATGAATTCAATTATGATTACTAAGGATCAAGAGGACTTCCAAAAAGATTTTCTGAATTCCTTACATTCAAAGAGTTTTCCTGTTCATTAACATCAGAAGAACTAATGAAGGGATCTCCACATTCCTTATATTcgtatggtttctctccagtgtgtttTCGTAAATGTTTATTAAGGCCTGAATGCTCAGTAAAGGCTTTTCCACAGTACTTACATacgtagggtttctctccagtgtggattcGCATGTGAACCCGAAGGTAAGAGGACCACAGAAATGACTTTCCACATATTATACACTGAAAGGGCTTCTCACCAGTGTGAGTTCGCATGTGGACCGGAAGGTAAGAAGAACATGTAAATGTTTTCCCACACACTGTACACTGAAAGAGCTTCTCTCCGGTATGAATTTTCAAATGTACATTAAGATATGAAGAAGAAGCAAAGGCTTTCCCACAGTGGTCACATTCGAAGGGTTTCTCCCCCTTATGACTCCTTATATGTGCAATAAGGCCTGAGGaagtagtgaaggctttcccacattcctggCATGCATATGATTTCTCCCCAGTGTGATTTCGTAAATGTATAGTAAGGCCTGAGCGTGCAGTAAAGTCCTTCCCACAATAATTGCATTTATAGGGTTTTATTCCAGTGTGAATTCGAAAGTGGGTCTCAAGGGATGAAGAATTTCTAAATGATTTTGTGCATACCTTACACTGAAAGGGCTTCTCGCTACTGTGAGTTTTTATGTGCACGTTAAGTTGAGAAAAGCTAGTGAAtgccttcccacattccttacattcatagggtctTTCCCCAGTATGTGTTCTTAAGTGTTTAGTAAGGCATGAACGCTcagggaaggttttcccacattccttacattcgtagggtttctctccagtgtgagttcgcATGTGAATGCGAAGGTGGGATGAAGTTGAAAATGCTTTCTCACACATGTTACACTcaaagggcttctctccagtgtgagttctcaAATGTCCAACAAGAGATGAGGAATGAGCCAAGGCTTTACCACAGTGGTAACATTcaaagggcttctctcctgtatgaattcttaTATGTTCAACAAGGGCTGAAGATgtactgaaggctttcccacattccttacaatCATATGGCTTCTCCCCATTGTGAGTTAGTACATGCTTAGTGAGGCCTGAGCGTGCAGTAAAGTCTTTCCCACAGTAATTACACTTGTAGGGCTTTATTCCAGTGTGAATTCGAAAGTGGGTCTTAAGGCAGGAGGAATTTCTAAAGGTTCTTGCACATACCTTACACTGAAAGGGTTTCTCGCCAGTGTGAGTTTTTGTATGTTCAGTAAGTTGAGCAAAGCTGGTGAAGGCTTTCTGACACTCTGTACATCcatagggcttctccccagtaTGGTTTCGTAAGTGAATAGTAAGCCATGAACGCccactgaaggctttcccacatactttacattcatagggtttctccccAGTGTGAGTTCGTATGTGACCCACCAGGTAGGAGGAACGtgtaaatgctttcccacatatGTCACACTcgaagggcttctctccagtgtgagttctcaAATGTGTAGTTAGATAAGATGAAGAGGCAAAGGCGTTTCCACATTGCTCACACTGAAAGGGTTTCTCTCCCGTGTGACTTCTCATATGTTCAGCAAGGCGTGAGGGTTGAagaaaggctttcccacattccttgcACTCATAGGATTTTTCCCGAGTGTGTTCTCGTAGATGTACAATTAAGCTTGAGCGCTTggtaaaggctttcccacattccttacaatCATAAGGTTTCTCCACAGTGTGGTTTTGCATATGAATATTAAGGTAAAGAGGATGTGTAAagaatttttcacatttcttacattcatagTACTTTTTTACAGTGGGCATTTCAACACACCCATCAGGGTTTGTGGAATTTGTAGAAGTTTTCCCACACTGTTCCAATTCATAGACATTTTCCCCATTGTGAGTTCTGCTATGTGCCTGAAAGTGTGACTCATTAACAAAGGTCTTCCCACAGTCACTGCATTCAAAGGATTTATCATCAGTAAATTTTTTCTGGTAAACATCTGTAGTCAAGGTAAAAGGTTTTACACACTGGTTCAACACAGAAAGTTTCTCTTCAGTAGAGGTGTTCTTGAGTAGTGGAAGGAAGTCTTTTCCATACTTACTACACTCTGAAGTGTTCTCTGTATTAGGAGTACTTGTGTATGTCTGAAGAAATGAGGGTTCACTAAAAACCTTTCCAATTTGTTTAGAGTCATGGTGTTCTTCTCCATTGTGGCTTCCTGCCTATTAATAAAGGGAATAATGAACATTAAAAGATTTTTCAGACTTAGACAAGAATGTATACTTGTAGGAACTCTAAAGAACCAAGTATCACACTAAGTTTGGGGCAACTTTCTAGAGAAACTGCAATGGTTAAAGACTACTTCTTTGATACTATCTCTCATTTGTGCTGACTTCCATCATGGAATTTCCAATCTTCCCTGAACTTGGAAATTAAGAAATATCTCTATGAATCTTACCAGCTGTATCCCATTTGATGTATCTGACCAAAATACACCCTGCTGAAGTGCTGTCCCTTTGGTTTGAAGGTGCATTTCCcattctgaaggaaaaaagaaaaacatgtaaagtTTTGTACAACATGAggttaaataagttaaaataataaaacacaattatatttgttttcatattaaaagtgttaaaaaataatgcaaagataGATTTGAGTAGATTGCCTATGTCTAAAATTTGGCAATCACTAAGGATAcagattcaaatataaaaatgtattaacaaTTTGtcctataaaaattaaacataaaaaaattaaatgtaaagaatagaataaaatatcatGGAGGAAAGCAGAAAACATCTGCACACAAAAACACCATACTCgccagatgtggtggcatatgcctgtaaacccagcaactccagaagctgaggcaggaggattccaagttagaggcctacctcagcaacttagaggagctctaagcaacttaggaacacactatctcaaattttttttaaaaagcggGGGTTGGGGTAGggtgatatagttcagtggtaaagtgcccccgggctcaatccccagtacaaaaaaaaaaaaaaaaaaaaaaacctggacaAAGTAAGGGTGCATGGGAAGTTGAAGATATCCCAAAACTTACAAGTCCAAGAACCTCAGTCTTCAAATTGAAGGTACTCTTTAAAAGAAGCTTCCTCACACTTCAAAGCTTCTAAATGACAAGAATTGTTTTTTCTGAACACTCACCTTGAAGAATGCCGCGTTCCACTATAGTCAACTGCACTTCTTCCTCCAACCAAGAAATCAGGCTGGGTTTCAAGAGCTGACGTCCTATACACAGGAAAGGATACATTAATGGACGACACCATGTTAAGAAATGGTACACCTTCCCATTATAGTAAACTacgtttttttaatttttaatttttttttagatgttgatggacctttattttattcatttattatatggggtgctgagaattgaacccagtgcctcacatatgccaggcaagcattctatcactgagctacaaccccagctccagtaaactacatttttaagataaggattaaaattatttctaagcaGCTCAAAATAAATATACTCATGTTTTGGGAGTCCTGAAGAGATTCGTTTTCTCTGATCCCTGAAATTCACATTTGgttttcaactcatttaaaaACCACTAAAAAAGCATAATACTCCCCATGTCttaggcatttaataaatagCATACTGTTTAATTAAAATCAAACAACCCACCAAGATGTTTCTTTCACAAGGAATATAATGGAAGTGCAGAAAAGGTCTTTGAgaaaattctcaaagaaaaacATTACGACAGTGGTTCTTAAGTTCAGATTTCATGTGGAAGGATTGTTAAAAGATGGGTAACAAAGACAAAATTTCAgaaggtacattttttttttaatattgtttttagttgtagattagacacaataactttatttttatgtggtgctgaggatcaaactcagtgcctcacacatgctaggcaagtgctctaccactgagccacaaccccagctatAGAAGGTACATTTCTAATACAGTGATGGTGATGCAACTGATCCTGGGACATCTGGCTGAGAATCA from Sciurus carolinensis chromosome 17, mSciCar1.2, whole genome shotgun sequence encodes the following:
- the LOC124968515 gene encoding zinc finger protein 26-like encodes the protein MDVTSLSHGGLLPVDPVCSQEEETEEKSTAADCLRNDWDSVSIEDVTVDLTQEESTSEDPTQKNTHSDGTVKNCKNLTSVGCQTLIKPIPVSSLEEEEELMTVHTGVIQELDMQLKTKDSALQQNFLTEHISSDTQLDSVTFEDVAVDFTQEEWTSLDPIQRNLYKDVMLENFQNLSTVGRQLLKPSLISWLEEEVQLTIVERGILQEWEMHLQTKGTALQQGVFWSDTSNGIQLAGSHNGEEHHDSKQIGKVFSEPSFLQTYTSTPNTENTSECSKYGKDFLPLLKNTSTEEKLSVLNQCVKPFTLTTDVYQKKFTDDKSFECSDCGKTFVNESHFQAHSRTHNGENVYELEQCGKTSTNSTNPDGCVEMPTVKKYYECKKCEKFFTHPLYLNIHMQNHTVEKPYDCKECGKAFTKRSSLIVHLREHTREKSYECKECGKAFLQPSRLAEHMRSHTGEKPFQCEQCGNAFASSSYLTTHLRTHTGEKPFECDICGKAFTRSSYLVGHIRTHTGEKPYECKVCGKAFSGRSWLTIHLRNHTGEKPYGCTECQKAFTSFAQLTEHTKTHTGEKPFQCKVCARTFRNSSCLKTHFRIHTGIKPYKCNYCGKDFTARSGLTKHVLTHNGEKPYDCKECGKAFSTSSALVEHIRIHTGEKPFECYHCGKALAHSSSLVGHLRTHTGEKPFECNMCEKAFSTSSHLRIHMRTHTGEKPYECKECGKTFPERSCLTKHLRTHTGERPYECKECGKAFTSFSQLNVHIKTHSSEKPFQCKVCTKSFRNSSSLETHFRIHTGIKPYKCNYCGKDFTARSGLTIHLRNHTGEKSYACQECGKAFTTSSGLIAHIRSHKGEKPFECDHCGKAFASSSYLNVHLKIHTGEKLFQCTVCGKTFTCSSYLPVHMRTHTGEKPFQCIICGKSFLWSSYLRVHMRIHTGEKPYVCKYCGKAFTEHSGLNKHLRKHTGEKPYEYKECGDPFISSSDVNEQENSLNVRNSENLFGSPLDP